The Deltaproteobacteria bacterium genome contains the following window.
GAGACCTTGCAAGCATATGACCCCCTTTGGGGCCGCGAACACTCTTCACGTAATCGGCTTTCTTGAGTGGTATAATGAGTTGTTCAAGATACTTAACAGAAATATCCTGACGCTTACCAATGTCGCCTATCTGTATAGGCCCTTCATCATAATGCTGCGCCATGTCCAGCATCATTCTTGTTCCATAGCGACTTCTGGTTGATAGCTTCATATTACATACCAATATGATCTATACTATTTTGCTATACTATAGTAACAGTTCAACGCAGTGTCAAGGGATAGTCCGTTGATAGGTAATATGTCGTCCCAAGTGGACGTGGACGGACGGATCCAAAAAACTCTGGGTGGCGATCCTACATACCAAAGACACCTCCAAATACGGTCTTTCTCCTCGTAAAATAAAGTCTTCACCCCATTGCTGTCGCCCACCAATAGTGCTTAACTTCCTGTCGCGGGAGAACTCTGGGGCCGGTGGCGACATTAAGTCTCACCGCACCTATATTGAACATAGGATGAGACACCGACCCCGGTCCCGGATCTGCCGCATTTTACTGAAGATTTCGCCTTTCTCTCTTTGCCCCCCATGCTTCTTGACCTGTGGACTTGGTAAATCAGTTCAGTGTAATGAAAATCTGCTACGGACTTTTTTTTGAACATGGGCTCTTCTCATCTCTAAAATTAGATAAGGTATCTGAAGGGAGGATGAGAAAGGGAGAAGCTCCTAAGCTCCTGCTTTGATTTTGCACTAGAGGTGCTCTCGTGAAACCATCAGATGATATCAAAAGCACGATGCAAGTATGCAAAGCCGGGTTCGAAACGCGCACCCACTTCCGTGAGCAACTTCCCGGACTTGTCGAAAATATTGTGGAGAGCTGTTATGACAAGGAATGTTTCGAGCACATCGATGCTGAATTGATCCCTTCTCGGGAGCCAGTTATTGAAATACTTAGCCGCCTCCGAGAGATCTTTTTCCCTGGGTACTTCAACAAGGAAAAAACAGATCGGGCTAATCTGAGGTACCAAATAGGCCGGTCCGTTGATGTCCTGTTTGAAATCCTCTCACAACAGGTTACCCGCAGTTTGCGACATGAGTGCCTTCGCTACGATCAACCTTGTGTTGAATGCGTCAAAATGGGCTATGAAGCGACTGTCAGATTCCTGGAGTCGATCCCCAAAATGCGTAACGTGTTAGCCACGGATGTGCGTGCAGCCTACGAGGGAGATCCAGCAGCCAAGAGTTACGACGAGATTGTTTTCAGCTATCCAGGAATTTTTGCCATAACGGTCTACCGGGTGGCCCACCAATTGTTTGAGCAGCAGATCCCCCTCCTTCCGAGGATGATGACCGAATATGCCCACAGCATTACAGGCATCGATATTCATTCGGGAGCCCGGATCGGCGAAAGTTTTTTCATTGATCACGGAACCGGGGTCGTCATAGGGGAGACCACGGCGATTGGCAAAAATGTAAGGATCTATCAAGGTGTGACTCTGGGAGCCTTGTCGCTCCCAAGGGATGCTGGAGAACGCCTGAGGGGAAAGCGGCGCCACCCCACTATCGAAGATGATGTAATCATTTACGCGGGAGCCACGATCTTGGGGGAAAAGGCCGTTATTGGAGCACGCTCTGTTATAGGTGGAAACGTCTGGATTACCGAGCCGGTGCCACCAGATACGAAGGTAGTCATGGAGGCTCCGCGGTTAATCTACAAGTAGTGTGAAGGCTATGCCGTGAACTTAGGGGCGCCGCCTTTTATCCCCAAGATTCCATTGTTCCATTATTCCATCATTCCAGATCAATAACACGGAAAACTGCCACTGAAAGATAAGTAATTACAAGTAGTTGTAGAAATTCCGAGACGTTTAATGAGGAAGCTGACATGGCGAGAATTTTTTTTGACATCGGAAAGAGCATTGGAAACACGCCTATGGTCAGGTTGAATAAAATGCCGAAAGGTCTTGAAGCCGACATCATTGCCAAATTGGAGTTTTTTAATCCTCTTGGAAGCGTTAAGGACCGTATCGGTGTCGCCATGATCGAAGGGGCAGAACGCGAGGGACGGATTCGTCCAAATACGCTGATCGTAGAACCTACGAGCGGAAATACCGGAATTGCCTTGGCCTTTGTTTGCGCAGC
Protein-coding sequences here:
- a CDS encoding RrF2 family transcriptional regulator, giving the protein MKLSTRSRYGTRMMLDMAQHYDEGPIQIGDIGKRQDISVKYLEQLIIPLKKADYVKSVRGPKGGHMLARSPEEITIGEIVSLLEGGINLTDCIENPETCNGSGNCLTRPIWEETTKAMYHKLNSITLSEVMQRSRSI
- a CDS encoding serine acetyltransferase translates to MQVCKAGFETRTHFREQLPGLVENIVESCYDKECFEHIDAELIPSREPVIEILSRLREIFFPGYFNKEKTDRANLRYQIGRSVDVLFEILSQQVTRSLRHECLRYDQPCVECVKMGYEATVRFLESIPKMRNVLATDVRAAYEGDPAAKSYDEIVFSYPGIFAITVYRVAHQLFEQQIPLLPRMMTEYAHSITGIDIHSGARIGESFFIDHGTGVVIGETTAIGKNVRIYQGVTLGALSLPRDAGERLRGKRRHPTIEDDVIIYAGATILGEKAVIGARSVIGGNVWITEPVPPDTKVVMEAPRLIYK